A genomic window from Planococcus rifietoensis includes:
- a CDS encoding DUF2922 domain-containing protein: protein MAKTLELIFETAANKAVTLTVDEPREDLTAQEIITGMQAIVAQNVFEVGGSPFALAKGARVVERTVVEYEV, encoded by the coding sequence ATGGCAAAAACATTGGAATTGATTTTTGAAACGGCTGCGAACAAAGCGGTCACCTTGACGGTCGATGAGCCGAGGGAAGACTTGACGGCGCAGGAAATCATCACCGGCATGCAGGCGATTGTCGCCCAGAACGTCTTTGAAGTCGGCGGATCGCCGTTTGCGCTTGCTAAAGGCGCACGTGTTGTCGAACGCACTGTCGTCGAATACGAAGTTTAA
- a CDS encoding YvrJ family protein, translating into MQEWMQWIQELGFPIFVSFYLMHRVEGKLVAIHDALITMKTP; encoded by the coding sequence ATGCAGGAGTGGATGCAATGGATACAGGAACTTGGTTTTCCGATATTCGTTTCGTTTTACCTGATGCACCGCGTGGAAGGTAAGCTTGTCGCGATCCACGACGCGCTCATTACGATGAAGACGCCGTAA
- a CDS encoding SCO family protein translates to MKWKWAVLLSALMLFLAACGADAVEEFNYTDHRGEQISKQQLEGTPWLATFVFTNCETVCPPMTFNMADLQKEMEAKGLSDYKIIAFSVDPKEDTPEKMREYLSHYPIPDESKWHLLTGYSQDEIAEFATENFKSLVKNDPNSDQVIHGTSFYLVDQEGVVVGNYDGFEQVPTAEIIEDMQELAQ, encoded by the coding sequence ATGAAGTGGAAATGGGCGGTGCTGTTGTCAGCGCTGATGCTGTTTCTCGCAGCATGCGGCGCGGATGCGGTCGAAGAGTTCAATTATACCGACCACCGCGGCGAACAAATAAGCAAGCAGCAATTGGAAGGGACGCCTTGGCTGGCGACATTTGTCTTCACGAATTGTGAGACGGTGTGCCCGCCGATGACTTTCAATATGGCTGACTTGCAGAAGGAAATGGAAGCGAAGGGCCTGAGCGACTATAAAATTATTGCATTCAGCGTAGACCCAAAAGAAGACACGCCGGAAAAAATGCGGGAATACTTGTCGCATTACCCGATTCCTGATGAAAGCAAATGGCATTTGCTGACGGGCTATTCGCAAGATGAGATCGCGGAGTTTGCGACGGAAAATTTTAAATCCTTGGTCAAGAACGACCCGAACAGCGACCAGGTCATCCATGGCACGTCTTTTTACCTGGTTGACCAAGAAGGGGTAGTCGTTGGCAATTACGACGGTTTTGAACAAGTTCCGACAGCGGAAATCATTGAAGACATGCAGGAACTCGCACAATGA
- the mscL gene encoding large conductance mechanosensitive channel protein MscL, producing the protein MWEDFKKFALKGNVLDLAVAVIIGAAFGKIVTSLVEDIIMPGVGILLGGFSVEDLTYTFNGAELRYGAFMQSVIDFFIIAFSIFMVIRLFTRLKRQKDVPAEEEPEVLDKKEELLIEIRDLLSKEKTGQ; encoded by the coding sequence ATGTGGGAAGATTTTAAGAAATTCGCTTTAAAAGGAAATGTGCTGGATTTAGCAGTAGCAGTGATCATCGGGGCCGCATTCGGGAAAATTGTCACCTCGCTTGTCGAAGACATCATCATGCCCGGCGTGGGGATTTTGCTTGGTGGATTCAGTGTCGAAGATTTGACTTATACATTTAATGGAGCCGAACTGCGTTATGGCGCATTCATGCAATCCGTCATCGACTTTTTCATCATTGCGTTCTCTATATTCATGGTGATTCGTTTATTTACACGCTTGAAACGCCAAAAAGATGTGCCAGCGGAAGAAGAACCGGAAGTACTCGATAAGAAAGAAGAGCTATTGATCGAAATTCGCGATCTTTTGTCAAAAGAAAAAACCGGCCAATGA
- a CDS encoding lytic transglycosylase domain-containing protein gives MKQKKRKNSSLVLRFLMLLAFVPAAIVAFTLLAVVAYSYYGDTVKETVQKGQDRVFEVPFPEENITLYQEAADRYEIPWTLLAAHHRIETKFSTMDPLLSPVGAEGHMQFMPCTFVGWSHPTCSGQGQGEIPQADKTNPEVIAKYGGYGVDANGDGLADPYNLEDALHSAANYLAQNGAAEGDLERAIYRYNHSDEYVEDILHYYGRFEEQYNNS, from the coding sequence ATGAAACAGAAAAAACGAAAAAATTCCTCGCTTGTTTTGAGGTTCCTCATGTTATTGGCCTTTGTCCCGGCAGCGATCGTGGCATTTACGCTTCTCGCAGTAGTGGCATATTCGTATTACGGCGACACCGTCAAAGAAACGGTGCAAAAAGGGCAGGACCGCGTGTTTGAAGTGCCGTTTCCGGAAGAAAATATTACGCTTTACCAGGAAGCAGCCGATCGCTATGAGATTCCGTGGACGCTATTGGCTGCCCATCACCGCATCGAAACGAAATTCTCGACGATGGATCCATTGTTGTCACCCGTTGGGGCAGAAGGGCATATGCAATTCATGCCTTGCACATTCGTTGGCTGGAGCCATCCGACTTGTTCCGGTCAAGGACAAGGAGAAATTCCGCAAGCGGACAAGACCAACCCGGAAGTCATTGCAAAATACGGGGGCTACGGCGTGGATGCCAATGGCGACGGTTTAGCTGACCCGTACAATTTGGAAGATGCACTCCACAGCGCCGCCAATTACCTGGCGCAAAATGGTGCGGCAGAAGGGGACTTGGAGCGGGCGATATACCGCTACAACCATAGCGATGAATACGTAGAAGACATTCTTCATTATTACGGACGCTTTGAAGAACAATATAATAATTCATAA
- a CDS encoding GlsB/YeaQ/YmgE family stress response membrane protein: MGIILYLIMGGIIGWLAGLILGKDIPGGIIGNIIAGIIGAWLGGLLLGDMGPVVWDVAIIPALIGALIFVFVLSLILGSMNKGRKRA, from the coding sequence ATGGGAATCATTTTATATCTAATCATGGGCGGTATCATCGGTTGGTTGGCCGGCCTAATCCTCGGGAAAGACATTCCTGGCGGCATCATCGGTAACATCATTGCAGGTATCATTGGTGCATGGCTAGGCGGCTTGCTCCTAGGCGACATGGGGCCAGTAGTTTGGGACGTAGCGATCATCCCGGCACTAATCGGTGCATTGATCTTCGTCTTCGTTCTTAGCTTGATCCTTGGATCAATGAACAAAGGACGCAAACGCGCGTAA
- a CDS encoding cysteine hydrolase family protein, with amino-acid sequence MKKALLVVDYTVDFVAQDGALTCGAPGQEIEEALCFITEQFLENGDLVVMPVDLHEENDPYHPETKLFPPHNIKGTDGRKLYGRLQDVYDRHQENIVWMDKTRYSAFAGTRLELMLRERSIEEVHIIGVCTDICVLHTAIDAYNEGFQIVIHEQAVASFDDAGHRYAMRHFETILGAQIR; translated from the coding sequence ATGAAAAAAGCATTGCTGGTAGTGGATTATACAGTGGATTTTGTGGCGCAAGACGGCGCGTTGACTTGCGGGGCACCTGGCCAGGAAATCGAAGAGGCACTTTGCTTCATCACGGAGCAATTTCTCGAAAACGGCGATTTGGTGGTCATGCCGGTGGACTTGCATGAAGAAAATGATCCCTATCACCCCGAAACCAAGCTCTTCCCACCCCATAACATTAAAGGAACGGACGGCCGCAAGTTATACGGCCGTCTCCAGGATGTATACGATCGTCATCAAGAGAATATCGTCTGGATGGATAAAACCCGCTATAGTGCGTTCGCCGGAACACGCCTTGAACTGATGTTGCGCGAGCGCAGTATCGAAGAAGTGCATATCATCGGTGTCTGCACGGACATCTGCGTATTGCATACGGCGATTGATGCCTATAATGAAGGATTCCAAATTGTCATCCACGAACAGGCCGTCGCAAGTTTCGATGATGCGGGCCACCGCTATGCCATGCGGCACTTTGAAACTATTTTAGGCGCCCAAATACGATAA
- a CDS encoding site-specific integrase, which produces MPYGYEKYRLDNGISPNTVVHEVQLIRALFAFLRKTYKKSVEPHEIRPSDIQQFLLEQKEAGIKDSTLNRKLIYIRRWFDYMWQIGKIPNDFMPKFKLNHKLDLKPHDIEVDYGHLLEKKPDVLKSAKLPLNAKLLYVFYLRGLRLRDMVTIDIDNFLNDADGLHLDVEKKDGYHCTLHFDEYEEAVMEQGIERAKTRGTSFLLSSKVKDQFTNFQMGSLSDYTEALAEFVGAPMRSGDIRFAYVHHLYAVEHKNLEEIQEILGVSLESASRMLKDSLVRMKRQAHPPA; this is translated from the coding sequence ATGCCATACGGTTATGAAAAATACAGATTGGATAACGGCATCAGCCCAAACACGGTTGTTCATGAAGTCCAATTGATCCGCGCCCTTTTTGCCTTTTTGCGAAAGACCTACAAAAAATCGGTGGAGCCCCATGAAATCCGTCCCTCCGACATTCAGCAATTCCTATTGGAACAAAAAGAAGCTGGCATCAAAGACAGCACCTTGAACCGCAAATTAATCTACATCCGCCGCTGGTTCGATTATATGTGGCAGATTGGCAAGATCCCGAATGATTTTATGCCGAAATTCAAATTAAACCATAAGCTTGATTTAAAGCCCCACGACATCGAAGTCGACTACGGGCATCTTTTGGAAAAGAAGCCGGACGTGTTGAAGTCCGCTAAACTGCCGCTCAATGCCAAACTGCTTTACGTCTTTTATCTAAGAGGCTTGCGCCTTCGCGATATGGTGACAATCGACATCGATAATTTCCTGAATGACGCAGACGGCCTCCATCTGGATGTCGAAAAGAAAGACGGCTACCACTGCACGCTGCACTTTGATGAATACGAAGAAGCAGTGATGGAACAAGGGATCGAACGGGCGAAAACGCGCGGCACTTCCTTCCTGTTGTCATCGAAAGTAAAAGACCAATTTACCAATTTTCAGATGGGCTCGCTATCCGACTACACGGAAGCACTTGCCGAATTTGTCGGCGCCCCGATGCGTTCGGGCGATATCCGATTCGCCTATGTCCACCATTTGTATGCGGTCGAACACAAAAATCTGGAAGAGATCCAGGAAATCCTCGGCGTCTCCCTCGAATCCGCTTCCCGCATGCTCAAGGATTCGCTCGTGCGCATGAAACGTCAGGCCCACCCGCCCGCATAA
- a CDS encoding DinB family protein — translation MQQLRNEENARIRHTILKKVESYDDQALNEKPSENEWSAMQILDHLHKMEEAITAGVAKTAEKNQRKKAMKKPIQVSVSRKLKVDAPNHTVPEDRFFTLEEMKEKLNDSRNRLYEVYTHADEETLENNSMPHPVFGDVPLVQWFPFIGYHEKRHLAQLEETLSKIDEKKK, via the coding sequence GTGCAGCAATTGCGAAACGAAGAAAATGCAAGAATCCGCCATACGATCTTGAAGAAAGTCGAATCATACGATGACCAGGCGCTGAATGAAAAACCGTCAGAGAACGAATGGTCTGCCATGCAGATTTTGGATCATCTACATAAGATGGAGGAGGCGATTACAGCGGGCGTGGCCAAGACTGCTGAGAAGAACCAACGAAAAAAAGCGATGAAAAAACCGATCCAAGTCTCAGTCAGCCGCAAATTGAAAGTCGATGCGCCTAATCATACGGTGCCGGAGGACAGGTTTTTCACGTTAGAAGAAATGAAAGAAAAGTTGAATGATTCGAGAAACCGCCTGTATGAAGTCTACACGCATGCAGATGAAGAGACGCTTGAGAACAATTCTATGCCGCATCCTGTTTTCGGCGATGTGCCTCTCGTCCAATGGTTCCCTTTTATCGGCTATCACGAGAAACGCCATTTGGCCCAATTGGAAGAGACCTTAAGTAAAATCGATGAGAAAAAGAAATAG
- the acnA gene encoding aconitate hydratase AcnA, translating to MAKSSLHNSRTSFELNGKTYNYYRLAALEEAGIAKVSRLPYSVKVLLESVLRQHDGYVIKDEHVEELAKWGKDANKEAEVPFKPSRVILQDFTGVPVVVDLAALRSAMAEMGGDPDKINPEIPVDLVIDHSVQVDRYGTEDALRANMELEFERNAERYQFLNWAQKAYDNYRAVPPATGIVHQVNLEYLANVVHAIPNEDGTFEAFPDTLVGTDSHTTMINGIGVLGWGVGGIEAEAGMLGQPSYFPIPEVIGVKMTGELPNGATATDLALKVTETLRKKGVVGKFVEFFGPGVTTLPLADRATIANMAPEYGATCGFFPVDEEALTYMRLTARTEEQIAVTKEYLKANDMFFTVDNEDPIYTDLVEIDLTTIEPNLSGPKRPQDLIPLSQMKKEFNTAITAAEGPHGFALDQNEINKTATVKFNDGKTAEMNTGALAIAAITSCTNTSNPYVMLGAGLVAKKAVEKGLTPPPYVKTSLAPGSKVVTGYLSDSGLLDYMNQIGFNLVGYGCTTCIGNSGPLLPEIEEAIVENDLLVSSVLSGNRNFEGRIHPLVKANYLASPMLVVAYALAGTVDIDFEVDPIGQDQDGNDVFFKDIWPSTEEVKDVVHNTVTPELFRKEYEHVFTENAEWNAIETNDDSLYAFDDNSTYIQNPPFFTGMSKEPAPIQPLSGLRVMAKFADSITTDHISPAGAIGKDTPAGLYLRENGVEPRNFNSYGSRRGNHEVMMRGTFANIRIRNQVAPGTTGGFTTFWPTGEVMPIYDACMKYQQQGTGLVVLAGKDYGMGSSRDWAAKGTFLLGVKTVIAESYERIHRSNLVMMGVLPLQFVNGESADSLGLTGHETISVNLSDDVKPRDVLTVTATAEDGKVTEFKVLARFDSEVEVDYFRHGGILQMVLRNKLLEA from the coding sequence ATGGCAAAGAGCAGTTTGCACAACAGCCGCACGTCGTTCGAGCTTAACGGCAAGACGTATAATTATTATCGTCTCGCAGCACTCGAAGAAGCGGGGATCGCGAAAGTATCTCGCCTTCCGTACTCTGTAAAAGTACTATTGGAATCCGTATTGCGTCAGCATGACGGATATGTCATCAAAGACGAACATGTAGAAGAACTAGCAAAATGGGGCAAAGACGCAAACAAAGAAGCAGAAGTTCCATTCAAACCTTCCCGTGTCATCCTTCAAGACTTCACTGGTGTACCGGTAGTCGTTGACTTGGCGGCGCTTCGTTCAGCAATGGCTGAAATGGGCGGCGACCCGGACAAGATCAACCCGGAAATTCCAGTTGATTTGGTCATTGACCACTCGGTTCAAGTTGACCGTTACGGCACTGAAGATGCACTGCGCGCGAACATGGAACTTGAGTTTGAACGCAATGCAGAGCGTTACCAATTCCTCAACTGGGCTCAAAAAGCTTACGACAACTACCGTGCGGTTCCACCAGCAACAGGTATCGTCCACCAAGTAAACCTTGAGTACTTGGCAAATGTTGTCCACGCTATCCCAAATGAAGACGGCACATTCGAAGCCTTCCCAGATACGCTTGTCGGTACAGATTCCCACACGACAATGATCAACGGGATCGGCGTACTTGGCTGGGGCGTCGGCGGAATCGAAGCGGAAGCGGGCATGCTCGGACAGCCTTCATACTTCCCGATTCCTGAAGTTATCGGCGTGAAAATGACTGGCGAACTGCCAAACGGCGCAACTGCGACGGATTTGGCACTCAAAGTCACTGAAACTTTGCGTAAAAAAGGCGTAGTCGGCAAATTCGTCGAGTTCTTCGGACCTGGCGTTACGACATTGCCGCTTGCAGACCGTGCGACGATCGCCAACATGGCACCTGAATACGGCGCAACTTGCGGATTCTTCCCAGTGGACGAAGAAGCATTGACTTATATGCGTTTGACTGCCCGTACGGAAGAGCAAATCGCTGTCACTAAAGAATACTTGAAAGCGAACGATATGTTCTTCACAGTCGACAACGAAGACCCAATCTATACGGACCTTGTTGAAATCGACTTGACGACGATCGAACCGAACTTGTCAGGCCCTAAACGCCCGCAAGATTTGATTCCATTGTCGCAAATGAAAAAAGAATTCAACACAGCGATTACAGCTGCAGAAGGCCCGCACGGCTTCGCGTTGGACCAAAACGAAATCAACAAAACAGCGACTGTTAAATTTAACGACGGCAAAACAGCCGAAATGAATACGGGCGCTTTGGCGATTGCTGCCATCACATCTTGCACGAACACGTCCAACCCGTACGTTATGCTCGGCGCTGGATTGGTTGCGAAAAAAGCAGTTGAAAAAGGCTTGACGCCGCCGCCATACGTGAAAACGTCACTGGCACCAGGTTCGAAAGTCGTTACTGGCTACTTGAGCGATTCTGGCCTTCTTGACTACATGAACCAAATCGGATTCAACTTGGTCGGTTACGGCTGTACAACATGTATCGGTAACTCCGGCCCGCTCCTTCCTGAAATCGAAGAAGCGATCGTTGAAAACGACTTGCTCGTTTCATCTGTATTGTCCGGTAACCGTAACTTTGAAGGACGCATTCACCCGCTTGTAAAAGCAAACTACTTGGCATCCCCGATGCTTGTTGTAGCTTATGCACTTGCCGGTACAGTGGATATCGACTTTGAAGTAGACCCAATTGGTCAAGACCAAGATGGCAACGATGTATTCTTCAAAGACATCTGGCCTTCAACTGAAGAAGTGAAAGACGTCGTGCACAACACGGTAACGCCTGAATTGTTCCGTAAAGAATACGAGCATGTCTTCACTGAAAACGCTGAATGGAATGCCATCGAAACAAACGATGATTCATTGTATGCATTCGATGACAACTCTACGTATATCCAAAACCCGCCGTTCTTCACAGGCATGTCGAAAGAACCGGCACCGATCCAGCCGCTATCCGGCCTTCGTGTCATGGCGAAATTCGCTGATTCGATCACGACGGACCACATTTCACCGGCAGGCGCAATCGGCAAAGATACACCAGCTGGATTGTACTTGCGTGAAAACGGCGTTGAGCCGCGCAATTTCAACTCTTATGGCTCCCGTCGCGGTAACCACGAAGTCATGATGCGTGGTACGTTTGCCAACATCCGCATCCGTAACCAAGTCGCACCAGGCACTACTGGCGGCTTCACGACATTCTGGCCAACTGGCGAAGTTATGCCGATCTACGATGCATGCATGAAGTATCAACAGCAAGGCACTGGCCTTGTGGTTCTAGCCGGTAAAGATTACGGCATGGGCTCTTCCCGTGACTGGGCTGCTAAAGGAACATTCCTTCTAGGTGTCAAAACAGTCATCGCGGAAAGCTATGAGCGTATCCACCGTTCGAACCTTGTGATGATGGGCGTCTTGCCGCTTCAATTCGTCAACGGCGAAAGCGCTGATTCCCTTGGTCTGACAGGCCACGAAACAATCAGCGTCAACTTGTCTGACGATGTGAAACCGCGCGACGTACTGACGGTCACAGCTACTGCTGAAGATGGCAAAGTCACGGAATTCAAAGTCCTCGCACGCTTCGATTCTGAAGTGGAAGTCGACTACTTCCGTCACGGCGGCATCCTGCAAATGGTGCTCCGCAACAAATTGCTAGAAGCATAA
- a CDS encoding acyl-CoA thioesterase translates to MYISDKEIEIRYAETDQMGVVYHANYLIWLELGRTQLIEDLGFTYAGMESQGFLSPVTDISIQYKAALRYGQKARVKTWVESHGRLRTTYGYEVLHEDGTLAAKATSEHVVVKKDNFRPVPLAKVAPEWDAKYKEVVRGAEDGIRNPTT, encoded by the coding sequence ATGTACATAAGTGATAAAGAAATTGAGATCCGCTATGCGGAAACAGACCAGATGGGCGTTGTCTATCACGCCAATTACTTGATCTGGCTCGAGCTCGGGCGCACGCAATTGATCGAGGATCTCGGGTTTACGTATGCCGGCATGGAATCGCAAGGATTCCTGTCCCCGGTGACGGATATCTCCATCCAATACAAAGCAGCGCTGCGCTACGGACAGAAAGCGCGCGTCAAGACCTGGGTGGAGTCTCACGGCCGCTTGCGGACGACATACGGCTACGAAGTGCTCCATGAGGATGGCACACTCGCTGCAAAAGCGACCTCCGAGCATGTCGTGGTGAAAAAAGACAACTTCCGTCCCGTTCCGCTGGCGAAAGTGGCCCCTGAATGGGATGCCAAATACAAGGAAGTGGTGAGGGGGGCAGAAGATGGCATTCGGAATCCGACGACCTGA
- a CDS encoding HesB/YadR/YfhF family protein, whose protein sequence is MEIHLSKDARDWFHNEMEVEAGEAVRFFVRYGGAGLQPGFSLGVTKDSPYEALVRLEEDEVLYFIEEADQWYFDEHDLHVTVDDTLGELSYSYEPKEA, encoded by the coding sequence ATGGAGATCCATTTGAGCAAAGATGCACGAGATTGGTTCCATAACGAAATGGAAGTCGAAGCTGGAGAAGCGGTGCGGTTTTTCGTCCGCTACGGAGGCGCCGGTTTGCAGCCGGGCTTCTCGCTCGGTGTGACGAAAGACAGCCCCTACGAAGCGCTGGTCCGCCTCGAAGAAGATGAAGTGCTTTATTTTATAGAAGAAGCCGACCAGTGGTATTTCGACGAACATGACCTGCACGTCACCGTAGATGATACATTAGGTGAATTGAGTTATTCATACGAACCAAAAGAAGCATGA
- the plsY gene encoding glycerol-3-phosphate 1-O-acyltransferase PlsY, whose amino-acid sequence MDILLPVIIAYLLGSIPSALWIGKLFYNTDIRTKGSGNLGATNTFRVLGPKAGFVVTILDILKGTAATLLPLVMVTDVHPLILGVIAVIGHMFPVFARFKGGKAVATSGGILLGYQWPLFLLAVAVLLIALKITKMVSLSSIILAVVSVIYTIIYTINTGDYLFMAVIFTLATFIIYRHRANIARIRAGTEPKIKW is encoded by the coding sequence ATGGACATTTTGCTTCCGGTAATTATCGCTTATTTACTCGGATCCATCCCTTCAGCCTTATGGATCGGAAAACTTTTTTACAATACGGATATTCGAACAAAAGGAAGCGGCAATTTAGGGGCGACCAACACCTTCCGCGTGCTTGGGCCAAAAGCGGGTTTTGTCGTCACCATCCTGGATATTCTAAAAGGCACCGCCGCGACGCTTTTGCCGCTCGTCATGGTTACCGATGTCCACCCGCTGATTCTCGGCGTCATCGCGGTCATCGGCCATATGTTTCCGGTGTTTGCGCGCTTTAAGGGCGGCAAAGCGGTGGCCACATCCGGAGGGATTTTGCTGGGGTATCAATGGCCGTTGTTTTTACTGGCCGTCGCGGTCTTGTTGATTGCGTTGAAGATCACCAAGATGGTATCCTTGTCGTCAATCATCTTGGCTGTCGTCTCAGTTATTTACACGATCATCTACACGATCAATACCGGCGATTACCTGTTCATGGCGGTCATTTTCACACTCGCCACGTTCATCATTTACCGGCATCGTGCGAACATCGCCAGAATTCGCGCAGGTACCGAACCGAAGATCAAGTGGTAG
- a CDS encoding CoA-binding protein, translating to MLLKNPDRTEIKEVLDTAKTIAVVGLSPNPMRTSYMVSKAMQDAGYRIIPVNPMADEVLGEKSYATLADIPEPVDIVNVFRRSEFLPAIAEDFLKIEAPVFWTQLNVVDEEVFNRLQGAGYTVIMDRCIKVEHAILK from the coding sequence ATTTTGTTGAAGAATCCAGACCGCACAGAAATCAAAGAAGTGCTCGACACGGCTAAAACCATTGCGGTGGTGGGCTTGAGCCCGAATCCGATGAGAACCTCGTATATGGTATCCAAAGCGATGCAAGATGCCGGCTACCGCATCATCCCGGTCAATCCGATGGCGGATGAAGTGCTGGGGGAGAAAAGCTACGCGACGCTTGCGGACATTCCGGAACCGGTCGACATCGTCAATGTATTCCGCCGCAGCGAATTTTTGCCGGCCATTGCCGAAGATTTTCTCAAAATCGAAGCCCCGGTGTTCTGGACGCAGCTGAACGTCGTCGATGAAGAGGTCTTCAATCGCCTCCAGGGCGCCGGCTATACGGTCATTATGGACCGCTGCATCAAAGTCGAACATGCCATCCTGAAATAG